A genome region from Lytechinus pictus isolate F3 Inbred chromosome 16, Lp3.0, whole genome shotgun sequence includes the following:
- the LOC135157036 gene encoding G-protein coupled receptor GRL101-like — protein MANNILRIFIWILGTSAFIGNTFVIGYRLANSGWGRYTTVQSSLITNLAISDFLMGMYMITIASADVYYQGEYAAHADDWQSSVLCKLAGITSVVSSEASVFLIMVISVDRCFHMVLPFKPEFHLSVRGARVVGLVIWVTAAFLGILPTLIPSFVKGQFYGQSGVCLALPLTVDRPAGWHYSISLFIGLNFAAFLVTLISYIAIYCTFQLSKQHIAGMKNTSKEDMRLAENLKLASKMALVVGTDLVCWLPIIIMGLMSASGTLTISAQVYAWTAVFVLPVNSSLNPYLYTLASIRQRRRKSAASRSMKYEDKTIGSIFYDTSIISAFTSLPDPSPERLGEWMKLNRRPLGRLEANAIQRDVTKAVERLKESGLWNDVTLNMNRIAVQTDSGGKIVHAFIVLDSPLTFLESRDDDQVTSLSNDENTDIVLNMIARVNTPK, from the exons ATGGCCAACAACATCCTTCGAATCTTCATCTGGATTCTCGGAACCAGTGCTTTCATTGGCAACACCTTCGTCATTGGCTACAGACTGGCCAATTCCGGATGGGGGCGATATACGACAGTTCAATCCAGTCTGATCACGAACCTAGCCATCTCGGACTTCTTGATgggtatgtacatgattaccaTAGCGTCAGCCGATGTGTACTACCAAGGCGAATATGCTGCCCATGCTGATGACTGGCAGAGTAGTGTCCTCTGCAAGCTTGCTGGAATCACTTCCGTTGTTTCCAGCGAGGCTTCGGTGTTTCTGATCATGGTCATCAGCGTGGATAGGTGTTTTCACATGGTTCTGCCTTTCAAACCCGAATTCCACCTTTCAGTCCGCGGTGCCCGGGTGGTCGGACTTGTTATCTGGGTAACTGCAGCCTTTCTCGGTATTCTCCCAACTCTTATCCCGTCTTTCGTCAAGGGTCAGTTCTATGGTCAATCCGGAGTCTGTCTGGCTTTGCCGTTGACTGTTGATCGTCCTGCAGGATGGCATTACTCCATCTCCTTGTTCATCGGTCTCAACTTTGCCGCGTTCCTGGTGACTCTCATAAGCTACATAGCCATCTATTGCACATTCCAGCTGTCGAAGCAGCATATAGCCGGGATGAAGAACACGTCAAAGGAGGATATGCGATTGGCTGAAAACCTAAAGTTGGCATCTAAGATGGCGCTAGTTGTTGGTACAGATCTGGTCTGTTGGTTACCGATCATCATCATGGGCTTGATGTCCGCGAGTGGAACTTTGACCATTTCTGCGCAG GTATATGCATGGACAGCAGTGTTCGTGCTCCCAGTCAATTCATCCCTCAATCCATACCTCTACACCCTCGCATCAATACGCCAAAGGAGACGTAAGTCCGCGGCTAGTCGAAGTATGAAATATGAAGACAAGACCATTG GTAGTATCTTTTACGACACCTCAATCATATCTGCATTCACGTCCTTGCCCGACCCTTCACCAGAACGGCTTGGGGAATGGATGAAACTTAACAGACGCCCTCTCGGACGCTTAGAAGCCAATGCGATTCAACGTGACGTCACAAAAGCAGTGGAAAGATTGAAGGAATCGGGGCTGTGGAATGACGTCACACTCAACATGAACCGAATTGCAGTCCAAACA GATAGTGGTGGAAAAATCGTACACGCCTTTATTGTGCTCGACTCACCTTTGACCTTTCTTGAATCACGTGATGATGATCAGGTGACCAGCCTGAGCAATGACGAAAACACCGACATCGTCCTCAATATGATTGCGCGGGTAAATAcaccaaaatga
- the LOC129278812 gene encoding echinoidin-like — protein MDFKRNSVRFLVGFLTIMIASPIGVQSGCCCPSLWTSFGQHCYRYFSYNMTWEQAEQVCRGFSVPSLGSGDPDMDTLGHLVSIHSQAENDFVFTLFKSSAPKEGSRYMWIGLHDATLDGSHVWVDGTDVVYTNWRPGQPDHIGREDCSEIASTRSDGWNDVRCTFTHASCFICKLPSWY, from the exons ATGGACTTCAAACGCAATTCAGTGCGATTTTTGGTCGGGTTTCTCACCATCATGATCGCCAGCCCGATCGGGGTGCAATCCGGATGCTGCTGCCCTTCACTCTGGACTTCGTTTGGTCAACATTGTTACAG ATATTTCTCCTACAATATGACATGGGAACAAGCTGAACAGGTTTGTCGTGGGTTTTCAGTACCTTCTCTTGGAAGTGGTGACCCGGATATGGATACTCTTGGTCACCTTGTGTCTATTCACTCTCAAGCGGAAAACGACTTCGTTTTTACACTTTTCAAATCTTCTGCCCCAAAAGAG GGAAGCAGGTACATGTGGATTGGACTTCACGATGCCACGTTAGATGGCAGCCATGTTTGGGTAGACGGCACGGACGTTGTATACACCAACTGGAGACCGGGTCAGCCTGATCATATTGGGCGCGAAGACTGCAGTGAGATAGCGAGCACGCGAAGTGATGGTTGGAACGACGTGAGATGCACATTCACCCATGCGAGTTGCTTCATCTGTAAACTACCATCGTGGTATTAG